Proteins encoded in a region of the Lysobacterales bacterium genome:
- a CDS encoding PilT/PilU family type 4a pilus ATPase: MEITPFLRVMAEHHASDLFFSVGAPPSIKIQGVTRHVGDKVLSPEALLDLAYAAMNDKQQREFEAQLEVNLAIALPGTGRFRLSIYRQRGSIAVAVRYITSQIPSLEALHLPPALNELILLPRGLILVVGATGSGKSSTLAAMTDHRNRTRTRTRTGHILTVEDPIEFLHEHKQSVVDQREIGIDTLSYAVALKNAMRQAPEVIMIGEIRDRETMAAAIAYAESGHLCLSTLHANNGNQTLDRIINFFPETARHPLLIDLSLNLKAVISQRLVRAVDGTRVPAVEILMSSPFIADLIEKGEIASIKEAMKASKENGMQTFDGALYDLYAAGRISYEQAIENADSRTDLALRIRLEGGPVSHELDGMSIAGLDSRR, encoded by the coding sequence ATTGAAATCACGCCCTTCCTGCGCGTGATGGCCGAACACCACGCGTCGGACCTGTTCTTCTCGGTAGGCGCGCCACCCAGCATCAAGATCCAGGGCGTCACCCGCCACGTCGGCGACAAGGTGCTCAGCCCGGAGGCGCTGCTCGATCTCGCGTATGCGGCGATGAACGACAAGCAGCAGCGCGAGTTCGAGGCCCAGCTTGAGGTGAACCTCGCCATCGCCCTGCCGGGCACGGGGCGCTTCCGTCTGTCGATCTACCGCCAGCGCGGCAGCATCGCGGTGGCGGTGCGCTACATCACCAGCCAGATCCCCTCGCTGGAAGCGCTCCACCTGCCGCCGGCGCTGAACGAACTGATCCTGTTGCCCCGAGGCTTGATCCTGGTGGTGGGGGCGACCGGCTCGGGCAAGTCCTCGACGCTGGCGGCCATGACCGACCACCGCAACCGCACCCGCACCCGCACCCGCACCGGCCACATCCTCACCGTCGAGGACCCGATCGAGTTCCTGCACGAGCATAAGCAATCGGTGGTCGACCAGCGAGAGATCGGTATCGACACCCTGAGCTATGCGGTGGCGCTGAAGAACGCGATGCGGCAGGCGCCCGAGGTGATCATGATCGGCGAGATCCGCGATCGCGAGACCATGGCCGCTGCCATCGCCTATGCCGAGAGCGGCCACCTCTGCCTGTCGACCCTGCACGCCAACAACGGCAACCAGACGCTCGACCGCATCATCAACTTCTTCCCCGAGACCGCGCGTCACCCGCTGCTGATCGACCTTTCGCTGAACCTGAAGGCAGTCATCAGTCAGCGCCTGGTCCGCGCGGTCGACGGCACCCGTGTGCCGGCGGTCGAGATCCTCATGTCCAGCCCCTTCATCGCGGATCTCATCGAGAAGGGCGAGATCGCCAGCATCAAGGAGGCGATGAAGGCCTCGAAAGAGAACGGCATGCAGACCTTCGACGGCGCCTTGTACGACCTCTATGCCGCCGGCCGCATCAGCTACGAGCAGGCGATCGAGAACGCCGACTCGCGCACCGATCTGGCCCTGCGGATCCGCCTCGAAGGAGGCCCGGTCAGCCATGAGCTGGACGGCATGAGCATTGCCGGCCTCGATTCGAGGCGCTGA